In one Aromatoleum aromaticum EbN1 genomic region, the following are encoded:
- a CDS encoding CbiQ family ECF transporter T component translates to MHAGLLILMWAAGVTAIQAMSGVWLLAAVIGSGLVASLLAPERSWRLVRRVRFLLLAIVVFFAWFTPGEALVTDWPVVSPTGEGVLLAAQHGGRLVAVVFCVAILLQRLSVDRLVSGLYALLRPLEFVGLPASRLAVRLLLVLRYVEAGAEHGWTHWLDEADVPSDETISVVREPFGLREIAVSALCIALGVAWLGIVK, encoded by the coding sequence ATGCATGCAGGATTACTGATACTGATGTGGGCCGCCGGCGTCACGGCCATACAGGCCATGTCCGGCGTGTGGCTTCTGGCCGCGGTGATCGGGAGCGGGCTCGTTGCATCGCTGCTGGCGCCCGAGCGGAGTTGGCGCCTTGTGCGGCGGGTGCGCTTCCTGCTGCTTGCAATCGTTGTCTTTTTTGCCTGGTTCACGCCCGGTGAGGCGCTCGTGACGGACTGGCCCGTGGTGAGCCCGACCGGGGAAGGCGTGCTGCTGGCTGCGCAGCACGGCGGGCGACTCGTCGCAGTCGTGTTTTGCGTCGCCATCCTGCTCCAGCGGCTTTCCGTCGATCGCCTCGTCAGCGGCCTGTATGCGCTGTTACGGCCGCTGGAGTTTGTCGGCCTGCCGGCAAGCCGGCTCGCGGTTCGCCTGTTGCTCGTGCTGCGCTACGTCGAAGCCGGAGCCGAGCATGGCTGGACACACTGGCTCGACGAGGCCGACGTTCCGTCGGACGAAACGATCAGTGTCGTGCGGGAGCCCTTCGGCTTGCGCGAGATCGCAGTATCGGCGTTGTGCATCGCGCTGGGGGTGGCCTGGCTGGGGATCGTGAAGTGA
- the truA gene encoding tRNA pseudouridine(38-40) synthase TruA yields MRIVLGVEYAGSAFEGFQSQAHGRTVQDHLEAAIGHIAAHPVRLHCAGRTDAGVHATAQVVHFDTESVRPNSGWVRGVNSRLSSPVVVRWATEAGDGFHARFCAVSRRYRYILHNSPVRPALLAGRVGWFHPPLDEIAMAEAARCLEGWHDFSAFRAAGCQAKSPVKLMHEVRVQRAGDYVVFDFWANAFLHHMVRNLVGALVYVGKGRHSAAWLAEVLAARDRSLAALTFSADGLYLCGVEYAPHWSLPGEGRIIVVPRIPFV; encoded by the coding sequence GTGAGAATCGTGCTTGGCGTGGAATACGCCGGAAGTGCATTCGAGGGTTTCCAGAGCCAGGCCCATGGGCGGACGGTACAGGATCACCTGGAGGCCGCGATCGGACATATTGCCGCACATCCGGTACGTCTCCACTGCGCCGGCCGCACTGACGCCGGTGTTCATGCGACAGCGCAAGTCGTGCATTTCGATACCGAGTCGGTCAGGCCGAACTCCGGCTGGGTGCGCGGCGTCAACAGCCGCCTGTCTTCGCCGGTCGTCGTGCGCTGGGCGACCGAGGCTGGCGACGGATTTCATGCGCGTTTTTGCGCGGTGTCGCGCCGCTACCGGTACATCCTGCACAATTCGCCGGTGCGCCCCGCGCTTCTCGCTGGCCGCGTCGGATGGTTCCATCCGCCGCTGGACGAGATCGCAATGGCCGAAGCGGCGCGTTGCCTCGAAGGATGGCACGACTTTTCCGCATTTCGCGCCGCCGGTTGCCAGGCCAAGTCGCCGGTGAAGCTGATGCACGAAGTCCGGGTGCAGCGCGCCGGGGACTACGTCGTGTTCGATTTCTGGGCCAATGCCTTTCTCCATCACATGGTGCGCAACCTCGTCGGCGCCCTGGTGTACGTCGGCAAGGGACGCCACTCGGCCGCCTGGCTCGCAGAAGTGCTCGCGGCCCGTGACCGCAGCCTCGCCGCGCTGACGTTTTCCGCTGACGGCCTTTACCTGTGTGGCGTCGAGTATGCCCCGCACTGGTCTCTGCCGGGTGAAGGGCGTATCATCGTCGTTCCTCGTATTCCTTTCGTCTGA
- a CDS encoding phosphoribosylanthranilate isomerase, with product MARTRIKICGLTRAEDVRSAVEAGADAIGLVLYPPSPRFVSFEAAAELAALIPPFVTTVGLFVNPAPAFVAEALRCVPLQLLQFHGDEDEHECARYGRPWVKAARVRPGVDLVEFSACHPGASGLLLDAFVEGYGGGGKVFDWTLIPAGLDKPLILSGGLDPENVGEAIRRVRPWAVDVSSGVESGKGTKDAARIAAFIAGVRHADG from the coding sequence GTGGCCCGAACCCGTATCAAGATCTGCGGCCTGACCCGCGCCGAGGATGTCCGGTCTGCGGTCGAGGCTGGCGCCGATGCGATCGGGCTGGTGTTGTATCCGCCCAGTCCGCGCTTCGTGTCATTCGAGGCGGCTGCAGAACTTGCGGCGCTCATCCCCCCGTTCGTCACCACTGTAGGACTTTTCGTCAACCCCGCGCCGGCTTTCGTCGCCGAGGCGCTGCGCTGTGTCCCGCTGCAGCTGCTCCAGTTCCACGGTGACGAAGACGAGCACGAGTGCGCCCGGTACGGGCGTCCGTGGGTCAAGGCGGCGCGGGTGCGTCCCGGGGTCGATCTGGTAGAATTCTCGGCTTGCCATCCGGGTGCCTCGGGGCTGCTGCTCGACGCGTTCGTCGAGGGCTACGGTGGCGGTGGCAAAGTATTCGACTGGACCCTGATTCCTGCAGGCCTGGACAAACCTCTGATCCTTTCCGGGGGACTCGATCCCGAAAATGTCGGCGAGGCCATCCGTCGCGTCAGGCCGTGGGCCGTCGACGTGTCGAGCGGCGTGGAATCGGGCAAGGGGACCAAGGACGCGGCGCGCATCGCTGCGTTCATCGCTGGAGTTCGACATGCAGATGGCTGA
- the trpB gene encoding tryptophan synthase subunit beta — MQMADAPYRFPDPSGHFGPYGGVFVAETLIPALDELRAAYEACRDDPAFITEFEYELKHYVGRPSPIYHARRWSDLLGGAQIYLKREDLNHTGAHKVNNCIGQAMVARRMGKPRVIAETGAGQHGVATATVAARYGMECVVYMGSEDVRRQAANVYRMKLLGATVVPVESGSKTLKDALNEAMRDWVTNVHNTFYIIGTVAGPHPYPLMVRDFQTVIGKECLLQMPEMTGRQPDCVIACVGGGSNAMGIFHPYIDVPDVRLIGVEAAGEGMESGRHAASLTAGKPGVLHGNRTYLLQDDDGQIIETHSISAGLDYPGVGPEHAWLKDSGRAEYVTVTDQEALKAFHDLCRLEGIIPALESSHALAYAARLAPTLPKDKILLVNLSGRGDKDMHTVAEKSGIQF, encoded by the coding sequence ATGCAGATGGCTGACGCGCCTTATCGTTTTCCCGACCCGAGCGGTCACTTTGGTCCTTACGGCGGCGTCTTCGTTGCCGAGACGCTGATACCGGCGCTGGACGAACTGCGTGCGGCATACGAAGCCTGTCGCGACGACCCGGCATTCATCACCGAGTTCGAGTACGAGCTCAAGCATTATGTCGGTCGGCCGAGCCCGATCTATCACGCCCGCCGCTGGTCGGACCTGCTCGGCGGCGCACAAATCTACCTCAAGCGCGAGGACCTGAACCATACCGGTGCACACAAGGTGAACAACTGCATCGGCCAGGCGATGGTCGCGCGGCGCATGGGCAAGCCGAGGGTGATCGCCGAAACCGGCGCGGGACAGCATGGCGTTGCCACGGCGACGGTCGCCGCGCGTTACGGCATGGAATGTGTCGTCTACATGGGGTCGGAGGATGTCAGGCGGCAGGCTGCCAATGTCTATCGCATGAAGCTGCTCGGCGCCACGGTGGTGCCGGTCGAGTCCGGATCGAAAACCCTGAAGGACGCCCTCAACGAGGCGATGCGCGACTGGGTCACGAACGTTCACAACACCTTCTACATCATCGGCACCGTTGCCGGGCCCCATCCGTATCCGCTGATGGTGCGCGATTTCCAGACCGTCATCGGGAAGGAATGCCTGCTGCAGATGCCGGAAATGACGGGGCGGCAGCCCGACTGCGTGATCGCCTGTGTCGGTGGCGGGTCGAATGCGATGGGCATCTTCCATCCTTACATCGACGTGCCCGACGTGCGCCTGATCGGCGTCGAGGCGGCAGGCGAGGGGATGGAATCGGGCCGCCATGCAGCCAGCCTCACCGCCGGCAAGCCCGGCGTCCTGCACGGCAACCGGACTTATCTGCTGCAGGATGACGACGGCCAGATCATCGAGACGCATTCGATTTCCGCCGGCCTCGATTATCCGGGCGTCGGACCCGAGCATGCGTGGCTCAAGGACAGCGGCCGCGCGGAATACGTGACCGTCACCGACCAGGAGGCGCTGAAAGCGTTTCATGACCTGTGCCGCCTGGAGGGCATCATTCCCGCGCTCGAGTCGTCGCACGCGCTCGCCTACGCGGCAAGGCTCGCGCCGACGTTGCCGAAGGACAAGATCCTGCTGGTCAATCTCTCCGGGCGCGGGGACAAGGACATGCACACCGTCGCCGAGAAATCCGGCATCCAGTTCTGA
- the trpA gene encoding tryptophan synthase subunit alpha, which translates to MSKIQSTFQRLQVTGRRALIPFITAGDPAPELTVPLMNALVEGGADIIELGVPFSDPMADGPTIQRASERALANGMTLRRVLDTVREFRTGNAETPVVLMGYANPIEAMGVERFVSAAREAQVDGVLIVDYPPEECESFARAAKDAGLDPIFLLAPTSTEQRFRDVARVGSGYIYYVSLKGVTGSATLDFDEVAARIPQIRAQVGMPVGVGFGIRDAESARRIGEVADAVVIGSRIIEEIERSPRDRLAANVTAFLREVRTALDQVEGSVR; encoded by the coding sequence ATGTCCAAAATCCAATCCACTTTTCAGCGCCTGCAAGTCACCGGGCGGCGGGCGCTGATTCCCTTCATCACTGCCGGCGATCCGGCACCGGAGCTGACGGTGCCGTTGATGAACGCGCTGGTCGAGGGAGGCGCCGACATCATCGAACTGGGCGTTCCGTTCTCCGACCCGATGGCCGATGGTCCGACGATACAGCGCGCCTCGGAACGCGCTCTGGCCAACGGCATGACCCTGCGCAGGGTGCTCGATACCGTTCGCGAGTTCCGCACCGGCAACGCCGAGACCCCGGTGGTCCTGATGGGGTACGCGAATCCGATCGAGGCGATGGGCGTCGAGCGGTTCGTGTCGGCCGCGCGCGAGGCGCAAGTCGACGGCGTGCTGATCGTCGACTACCCGCCGGAGGAGTGCGAGAGCTTCGCGCGGGCGGCAAAAGACGCCGGACTGGATCCGATCTTCCTCCTCGCGCCGACCTCGACCGAGCAGCGTTTCCGCGACGTCGCGAGAGTCGGCAGCGGCTACATCTACTACGTCTCGCTGAAAGGCGTCACCGGCTCCGCGACGCTCGATTTCGACGAGGTGGCGGCGCGCATTCCGCAGATTCGCGCGCAGGTCGGCATGCCGGTCGGCGTTGGCTTCGGCATCCGCGATGCCGAGTCGGCGCGGCGCATCGGCGAAGTGGCCGACGCGGTGGTGATCGGTAGCCGCATCATCGAGGAGATCGAGCGCAGCCCGCGGGATCGGCTCGCCGCCAATGTCACTGCCTTCCTCAGGGAAGTCCGCACGGCGCTCGACCAAGTCGAAGGGAGCGTGCGATGA
- the accD gene encoding acetyl-CoA carboxylase, carboxyltransferase subunit beta, with product MSWLQKLLPPKIKRAESAARKSIPEGLWSKCSACEAVLYRSDLESNQMVCPKCGHHQRLRARARLDLLLDAEGRFEIGAEVVPVDPLKFKDSRRYTERLSAASADTSEADAMVVMQGAILTVPVVVACFEFEFLGGSMGSVVGERFVRGAKAALDQRLPFICITATGGARMQEGLFSLMQMAKTTAAITQLAQRKLPFITLLTDPTMGGVSASFAFIGDVVIAEPGALIGFAGPRVIEQTVRETLPEGFQRSEFLLEKGAIDLIIDRREMRPKLAELLTLLTRQPAIGV from the coding sequence ATGAGCTGGCTGCAGAAACTGTTGCCGCCCAAGATCAAGCGGGCGGAATCGGCTGCGCGCAAGTCGATCCCCGAAGGGCTGTGGAGCAAGTGCTCCGCATGCGAAGCGGTGTTGTACCGATCGGATCTCGAAAGCAACCAGATGGTGTGCCCGAAATGTGGACATCACCAGCGCCTGCGTGCACGGGCGCGCCTCGACTTGCTGCTCGATGCCGAGGGACGGTTCGAGATCGGCGCCGAAGTGGTGCCGGTCGACCCGCTGAAATTCAAGGATTCGCGCCGCTATACGGAACGCCTGTCGGCGGCGAGCGCAGATACTTCCGAAGCCGACGCGATGGTAGTGATGCAGGGCGCGATCCTGACCGTCCCCGTGGTCGTCGCCTGCTTCGAGTTCGAGTTTCTGGGCGGTTCCATGGGTTCGGTCGTCGGCGAGCGCTTCGTCCGCGGTGCCAAGGCTGCGCTCGACCAGCGGCTGCCGTTCATCTGCATCACGGCGACCGGCGGCGCGCGGATGCAGGAAGGCTTGTTCTCGCTGATGCAGATGGCCAAGACGACTGCGGCGATCACCCAGCTCGCCCAGCGCAAACTGCCGTTCATCACGCTGCTGACGGATCCGACGATGGGCGGGGTGTCGGCGAGCTTTGCGTTCATCGGCGACGTCGTGATCGCCGAGCCCGGCGCGCTGATCGGCTTCGCCGGTCCGCGAGTGATCGAGCAGACGGTGCGCGAAACCCTCCCGGAGGGGTTTCAGCGATCCGAGTTCCTGCTCGAAAAAGGCGCGATCGACCTGATCATCGACAGGCGCGAGATGCGGCCGAAGCTTGCCGAACTGCTGACGCTGCTGACGCGTCAGCCGGCGATCGGCGTATAG
- the folC gene encoding bifunctional tetrahydrofolate synthase/dihydrofolate synthase, translating into MRSPETLKDWLELLERRPGQPIRLGLERVAQVRDALDSQSRAVVITVGGTNGKGSTCAMLEAILIAAGYRVGCYTSPHLLGYNERVRIDGRAVGDEALVAAFNHVERARGDVPLTYFEQGTLAAWHAFCREPLDVIILEVGLGGRLDAVNVFEPDCAIVTSVAMDHMDYLGDSREKIGFEKAGIFRSARPAICSDPLPPESLIAHARQIGADLRLVGQDFGFSGDRTQWTWWSRGGPRRGGLAYPSLRGANQLLNAAAVLMALETLRERIPVSMQAVREGLMLVELPGRFQVLAGKPSVVLDVAHNPQAAGVLAENLSNMGYFPETWAVFGMLADKDVEGVVSLIRDKIDHWLLASLPGARGLSAPALAGRLAASGVSGDVRCFDRPSDAFDVARASAEEGDRIVAFGSFLTVADVLEAVHAARH; encoded by the coding sequence ATGCGATCTCCCGAAACCCTGAAAGACTGGCTGGAACTGCTGGAGCGCCGCCCGGGACAGCCGATCCGGCTCGGCCTGGAGCGGGTTGCTCAAGTCCGGGACGCTCTCGACAGCCAAAGCCGCGCGGTGGTGATAACGGTCGGAGGCACGAACGGCAAGGGATCGACATGCGCGATGCTCGAAGCCATTCTGATCGCTGCAGGCTATCGCGTCGGGTGTTACACGTCGCCCCATTTGCTGGGTTATAACGAACGGGTGCGCATCGATGGGCGCGCAGTCGGCGATGAAGCGCTCGTTGCGGCTTTCAATCATGTCGAACGAGCGCGCGGCGACGTCCCGCTGACATATTTCGAACAGGGCACGCTCGCTGCATGGCATGCGTTCTGCCGCGAGCCGCTCGATGTGATCATTCTCGAAGTCGGCCTGGGCGGCCGCCTCGATGCGGTCAATGTGTTCGAGCCGGATTGCGCCATCGTCACCAGCGTTGCGATGGATCACATGGATTATCTGGGCGATAGCCGTGAGAAAATCGGCTTCGAGAAAGCGGGAATCTTCCGCTCCGCTCGCCCCGCGATCTGTTCCGATCCGCTGCCCCCGGAATCCTTGATCGCGCACGCCCGGCAGATCGGCGCCGATCTCCGGCTGGTAGGCCAGGATTTCGGGTTTTCGGGCGATCGCACGCAGTGGACCTGGTGGAGCCGGGGCGGCCCCCGTCGCGGAGGGCTCGCGTACCCGTCGCTGCGCGGGGCGAATCAGCTGCTCAATGCGGCAGCGGTCCTGATGGCACTGGAAACCTTGCGCGAGCGTATTCCGGTGTCGATGCAGGCGGTGCGCGAGGGGTTGATGCTGGTCGAACTGCCGGGGCGTTTCCAGGTGCTCGCGGGGAAGCCCTCGGTAGTGCTCGACGTGGCCCATAACCCCCAGGCGGCCGGAGTGCTGGCTGAGAATCTTTCCAACATGGGCTACTTTCCGGAGACGTGGGCAGTATTCGGCATGCTCGCCGACAAGGACGTTGAAGGGGTCGTCAGCCTGATTCGCGACAAGATCGACCACTGGCTGCTCGCCAGCCTGCCCGGCGCGCGCGGTCTGTCCGCTCCCGCGCTGGCCGGGCGTCTCGCCGCGTCCGGAGTCAGCGGAGACGTGCGCTGTTTCGATCGGCCCTCGGACGCGTTCGACGTCGCCCGAGCGAGTGCCGAGGAGGGTGATAGAATTGTCGCCTTCGGTTCATTTCTCACGGTGGCGGACGTGCTCGAAGCGGTGCATGCCGCTCGCCACTGA
- a CDS encoding SPOR domain-containing protein: MTDNDNLDLKKRSRRRLVGAAAIALLAAIVLPMVMDQEPRPPAEDIQITIPDREADAALSLPIASPPAAPVAPPLVQSPEEQPSSPDNTVEADSVPVAPLAEPKPPSPARSTGTAPKPVEPNVRPAPERPTATSSADEAARALALLEGKKPGAASTGESFVVQIGAFGEASKATALGAELKKRGFAAYTEKAGAVTRVRIGPFGSREEADKAAERLRLSGMSGVVVQR; the protein is encoded by the coding sequence GTGACAGATAACGACAACCTCGACCTCAAGAAGCGGTCGCGACGCCGTTTGGTGGGGGCCGCGGCCATTGCCCTGCTTGCGGCAATCGTGCTCCCGATGGTGATGGATCAGGAGCCTCGTCCGCCTGCGGAGGACATCCAGATCACGATTCCCGACCGCGAAGCCGACGCCGCACTTTCCCTGCCGATCGCCAGCCCCCCTGCAGCCCCCGTCGCGCCCCCGCTCGTGCAGTCGCCCGAGGAACAGCCGTCGTCGCCGGACAACACTGTCGAGGCGGACTCTGTACCTGTTGCGCCGCTTGCCGAGCCGAAGCCGCCGTCTCCCGCGCGTTCGACCGGCACTGCTCCGAAACCGGTCGAGCCGAACGTCCGTCCTGCGCCGGAGCGCCCGACTGCAACGTCGTCTGCCGATGAGGCGGCACGGGCGCTGGCGCTGCTGGAAGGCAAGAAGCCGGGTGCCGCTTCGACTGGCGAGTCTTTCGTGGTCCAGATCGGCGCGTTCGGCGAAGCATCGAAAGCGACTGCCCTGGGGGCAGAGCTCAAGAAGCGCGGATTTGCTGCCTATACGGAGAAGGCCGGTGCCGTCACGCGAGTGCGCATCGGACCTTTCGGCAGCCGTGAAGAAGCGGACAAGGCGGCCGAAAGGCTGAGATTGAGCGGTATGAGCGGCGTCGTGGTGCAGCGGTGA
- a CDS encoding CvpA family protein: MTAFDYIFLGVLGFSALIGLWRGLASEVISLLAWVLALLATWRYGSDVAASLAGIVAEPAWRYVASFAMIFVAVLLLGGLLRFLLRELLKAAGLGPADHFFGAIYGLARGLAIVFSAVLLGGMVGAAREPWWANAKFAPPMEMAVVSVKPWLPDVVADRIRFR; this comes from the coding sequence ATGACCGCGTTTGACTACATTTTTCTGGGTGTGCTGGGATTTTCGGCGCTGATCGGCCTCTGGCGAGGTCTGGCAAGTGAAGTGATTTCCCTTTTGGCGTGGGTCCTGGCGCTGCTTGCGACCTGGCGCTACGGGAGTGATGTCGCAGCTTCGCTGGCCGGAATCGTGGCCGAACCCGCGTGGCGATATGTAGCGTCGTTTGCCATGATCTTCGTCGCGGTGCTGTTGCTGGGAGGGCTGTTGCGGTTTTTGCTCCGGGAATTGTTGAAAGCTGCCGGACTCGGCCCTGCCGATCATTTTTTTGGCGCGATTTATGGGCTGGCACGAGGCTTGGCGATAGTGTTCTCGGCAGTGCTGCTTGGAGGAATGGTCGGTGCGGCGCGGGAGCCCTGGTGGGCGAACGCAAAGTTTGCCCCGCCGATGGAAATGGCGGTGGTTTCCGTCAAACCGTGGCTGCCGGACGTGGTGGCCGACAGGATTCGTTTCAGATAG
- the purF gene encoding amidophosphoribosyltransferase has product MCGILGVVATSPVNQLLYDGLQVLQHRGQDAAGIATSEGGRFLMHKGSGLVRDVFRTRNMRNLVGNWGIGHVRYPTAGSAYNPAEAQPFYVNSPFGLLLAHNGNLTNSEELKREMFLSDLRHINTNSDSEVLLNVLAHELQAAAKGFKLDEDAVFRAVSGVHRRCRGAYAVVVMIAGYGLLAFRDPYGIRPLVVGRNEVEAGQEWLVASESVAMDVLGFRMLRDVAPGEAILIDTQGNFRSRQCADKTVEAPCMFEFVYLARPDSIIDGVSVYESRVKMGEFLADKLKRVMPHAEIDVVIPIPDSSRPSAMEMAHRLNLPYREGFVKNRYIGRTFIMPGQAIRRKSVRQKLNTIPQEFRGKKVLLVDDSIVRGTTSREIVMMAREAGAEKVYMASAAPPVRYANVYGIDMPTRAELIAASRDEAQICQEIGADGLIYQDLADLKAAVRAVNPAISFFETSCFDGCYVTGDITPEYLNGIENRHDAGNLSSDESEGGQLDLNLVGSHDN; this is encoded by the coding sequence ATGTGCGGAATTTTAGGGGTCGTCGCGACTTCCCCGGTCAACCAGTTGCTCTACGATGGCCTCCAGGTCCTGCAGCATCGCGGTCAGGATGCTGCCGGGATCGCGACTTCCGAGGGCGGACGCTTCTTGATGCACAAGGGGTCGGGCCTCGTGCGCGACGTGTTTCGTACGCGAAACATGCGCAATCTCGTCGGCAACTGGGGCATCGGCCATGTCCGCTATCCCACGGCGGGGTCCGCGTACAATCCCGCCGAAGCGCAGCCGTTCTACGTCAATTCTCCGTTCGGGCTGCTGCTTGCGCACAATGGCAATCTGACGAACTCGGAGGAACTCAAGCGGGAAATGTTCCTTTCCGATCTGCGGCACATCAACACGAATTCGGATTCGGAAGTGCTGCTGAACGTGCTTGCCCATGAATTGCAGGCAGCGGCGAAGGGTTTCAAGCTCGATGAGGACGCGGTTTTCCGCGCCGTCTCCGGTGTCCATCGGCGCTGCCGCGGCGCGTACGCGGTGGTCGTGATGATTGCCGGCTACGGCCTGCTCGCGTTCCGCGACCCGTACGGGATACGGCCGCTCGTGGTCGGGCGCAATGAGGTCGAGGCCGGACAGGAGTGGCTCGTCGCTTCGGAGTCCGTCGCGATGGATGTCCTCGGCTTCAGGATGCTGCGCGATGTCGCCCCCGGCGAGGCGATCCTCATCGATACGCAGGGGAATTTCCGGAGCCGGCAGTGCGCGGACAAGACTGTCGAAGCGCCCTGCATGTTCGAGTTCGTCTATCTCGCGCGGCCGGATTCGATCATCGACGGGGTGTCGGTGTACGAGTCGCGCGTCAAGATGGGCGAGTTCCTCGCCGACAAGCTCAAGCGCGTGATGCCGCATGCCGAGATCGACGTCGTGATCCCGATTCCCGACTCGAGCCGACCCTCCGCAATGGAAATGGCCCACCGGCTGAACCTTCCCTATCGCGAAGGCTTCGTGAAGAACCGTTATATCGGACGCACCTTCATCATGCCGGGACAGGCGATCCGGCGTAAGTCGGTGCGCCAGAAGCTGAACACGATTCCGCAGGAATTCAGGGGCAAGAAAGTGCTCCTCGTCGACGATTCGATCGTGCGGGGAACGACCAGCCGTGAAATCGTGATGATGGCGCGCGAGGCCGGTGCCGAGAAAGTCTATATGGCGTCGGCGGCGCCTCCCGTCCGGTATGCGAACGTGTACGGGATCGACATGCCGACGCGCGCCGAACTGATCGCCGCAAGCCGCGACGAGGCTCAGATCTGCCAGGAGATCGGTGCGGACGGACTGATCTACCAGGACCTCGCCGACCTGAAGGCGGCGGTGAGAGCCGTGAATCCGGCGATCAGCTTCTTCGAGACTTCGTGCTTCGACGGATGCTATGTGACGGGGGACATCACGCCGGAGTATCTCAACGGGATCGAGAACCGGCACGACGCCGGCAACCTCTCATCGGACGAGAGCGAGGGCGGACAACTCGACCTCAACCTCGTAGGTAGCCACGACAACTGA
- a CDS encoding O-succinylhomoserine sulfhydrylase, whose amino-acid sequence MNPYEFDTLAVRAGTARSQFNEHSEALYLTSSFVFGSAAQAAARFSGEEPGNVYARFSNPTVTAMQERLAALEGAEACVATASGMSAILSLAMATLKAGDHVVAPTGLFGATQQLFGTILSKFGIETSFVAATELDAYRAAVTPRTRLFFVETPSNPLTEVIDIAGVAEIAHAAGALFAVDNCFCTPALQRPLELGADVVVHSATKYLDGQGRVLGGAVAGAKVVVDEVLKFLRTAGPSISPFNAWVILKGLETLRIRMDAQSATSLDLARWLEQQPGVVRVFYPGLPSHPQHALAMRQQKSGGAIVSFEVAGGRERAWQVVDGTRMISITANLGDTKTTITHPASTTHGRISAEARAAAGIGEGLLRVAVGLESIEDLRADLARGLRA is encoded by the coding sequence ATGAACCCCTACGAATTCGACACCCTGGCCGTGCGGGCAGGCACTGCACGCAGCCAGTTCAACGAGCACAGCGAGGCGCTTTACCTGACCTCGAGCTTCGTCTTCGGCAGTGCAGCGCAGGCCGCAGCGCGCTTTTCCGGCGAGGAGCCGGGCAACGTCTACGCGCGTTTCTCGAACCCGACCGTCACGGCGATGCAGGAGCGGCTCGCGGCGCTCGAAGGCGCCGAAGCCTGCGTCGCGACCGCATCGGGAATGTCGGCGATTCTCTCGCTGGCGATGGCGACGCTGAAAGCCGGCGATCACGTGGTCGCTCCGACGGGGCTGTTCGGTGCGACGCAGCAGCTGTTCGGCACGATTCTCTCGAAGTTCGGCATCGAGACCAGCTTTGTCGCCGCCACCGAACTCGATGCGTACCGCGCTGCGGTGACGCCGCGCACGCGCCTCTTCTTCGTCGAAACGCCGTCGAACCCGCTCACCGAAGTCATCGACATCGCGGGAGTCGCGGAGATTGCCCACGCTGCAGGCGCGCTGTTCGCGGTCGACAATTGTTTCTGCACTCCCGCATTGCAGCGCCCGCTGGAACTGGGCGCCGACGTCGTCGTGCATTCGGCGACCAAATACCTCGACGGGCAGGGAAGAGTGCTCGGCGGCGCAGTGGCCGGGGCGAAAGTCGTCGTCGACGAGGTGCTCAAGTTTTTGCGTACTGCCGGGCCGAGCATTTCACCATTCAATGCATGGGTGATTCTGAAAGGTCTGGAGACGCTGCGCATCCGGATGGACGCGCAGTCGGCAACCAGCCTGGATCTGGCGCGCTGGCTGGAACAGCAGCCGGGAGTGGTACGCGTGTTTTACCCCGGCCTCCCATCGCATCCGCAGCACGCACTTGCGATGCGCCAGCAAAAATCCGGCGGTGCGATCGTCAGCTTCGAAGTCGCAGGGGGCCGCGAACGTGCGTGGCAAGTCGTCGACGGCACGCGCATGATTTCGATCACCGCGAATCTCGGCGACACGAAAACGACGATCACTCATCCGGCGTCGACGACGCACGGCCGCATCAGCGCCGAAGCACGCGCTGCTGCGGGAATCGGAGAAGGACTGCTGCGCGTGGCGGTCGGTCTCGAGTCGATCGAGGACCTGCGTGCCGACCTTGCCCGGGGTCTGCGAGCCTGA